The nucleotide sequence CACAGCGTGGGTGGCGGCATGGCCATCACCGCGGCGGCCCAGGCAGGCCTGCGCGAGCGCGTGAGAGCGGTGATCACCGTCGCCGCCCAGGCCTTCGTCGAGGAGAAGACGCGCGAGGGCATCCGGGCAGCAAAGCGCACCTTCGCCGAAGCGGTGCACTTCCAGCGCCTGGTGCGCTATCACGGCGATAAGGCGAGTTGGGTACTGCGCGCCTGGACCGATGTGTGGTTGAGCGACGCCTTTGCGGATTGGTCCTTGGACGAGCCTCTCAGCGCTCTGCGCTGCCCGGTGTTCGCGTTGCATGGAGATCGCGACGAGTACGGCTCGCTGGCTTTCCCCAAGCGCATCGTCGACATGAGTGCTGCGCCGGCCCGCATGCTCGTGCTCGAGCGCTGTGCCCACGTGCCCCACCGTGAGCGACCGAACGCACTGCTGGCAGCGATCGCCGACTTCGTCGAGTCGGCTGGAGTGTAGCTCGCCCTAGAACGACGAGCCCGGTTGGGTGAGGAACTCGCGT is from Pseudomonadota bacterium and encodes:
- a CDS encoding alpha/beta hydrolase, whose translation is HSVGGGMAITAAAQAGLRERVRAVITVAAQAFVEEKTREGIRAAKRTFAEAVHFQRLVRYHGDKASWVLRAWTDVWLSDAFADWSLDEPLSALRCPVFALHGDRDEYGSLAFPKRIVDMSAAPARMLVLERCAHVPHRERPNALLAAIADFVESAGV